In the genome of Nicoliella spurrieriana, the window AAATTACATTTCGTCTGGTGATTTAACACCCAGGAGTCTTAGGGATTCCTTTAATACGATCGAAACACTCTTAACTAGTGATAACCGGGCAGCTAAGTGGTTCTGGTCATCCAAAATCCTAGTGTGTGCATAGTACTTATTAAACGCCTTTGCTAACCTCAATGCGTACTTAGCAATTACTGATGGTTCAAATTCAGCACAGGCATCCTTAACGATGGCTGGAAAGTCATTCAATAGTTTAATGATTTCCCAAGCTTGTGGATCGTCTAAGTCACGACTACTAGTGTCTGCGTCAAAGTCAGGCACCCGTCTTAGGATACTTTCAGCTCTGACTCGTGAATATTGAACGTATGGACCGGTTTCACCCTCAAAGCGGAGTTGTTCTTCCAAGACAAAATCGATGCTATCCATTTTATCATTCTTAAGGTCACCAAAGATGATGGCACCGACCCCTACTTCTTGGGCCACTTGGTCCTTATTTGGTAGGTCTGGGTTCTTTTCTTCAATCTGCTTTTTAGCCAGTGCGATTGAATCGTTCAATACCTCGTCCAACAAAATGATCCGTCCAGAACGCGTCGAGAGCTTCTTACCGTTAACGGTAATTAATCCGAATGGAATGTGGTGGAGGTCCTTAGCAGATGGAACCCCCATTTCTTCTAGGACGGCCTTTAATTGCTTAAAGTAATACGTTTGTTCTGAACCCACTACGTAGAGGTTCATTGCAGGATGGTACTCACGGTCCCGGTAGATGGCAGTGGTAATGTCTCGGGTAATGTAAAGTGAAGCCCCATCACTCTTTAAAATCAACGCAGGGTTCAAATCATACTTACTAAGGTCTACGATTTGAGCCCCTTCAGATTCCTTCAAGAGGTGCTTATCCTTTAGCATTTGAATAACTTCGGGCATTTTATCGTTATAGAAGGCTTCCCCATTGTAGGTATCAAATTGAACGCCCAACTTATCGTAAATTTGGTTAAAGGCTTCCAATGAGACGGAACGGAACCACTTCCAAAGCTTGGTAGCTTCAGCATCCCCGTGTTCAAGCTTACTGAACCATTCACGAGCTTCATCATCTAATTCGGGATGGTTAACGTCTTCCTTATGGAACTTAACGTAGTATTTCACCAAATTATTAATCGGATCCTTTTTAACGTCTGCTTCATTTCCCCACTTCAAGTAGGCAGTGATCAACTTACCGAACTGCGTTCCCCAATCACCCAAATGGTTATCCTTAATGGGGTGGTAGCCGTTCTTAGCCAGGATGTTAGCAACCGCATTTCCAATTACGGTCGAACGTAAGTGACCCATTGAAATTGGCTTTGCAATGTTTGGGGATGACATATCGATTGGAACGTTTCCGTTCTTACCATCTTGGTTTTGGCCGTAGTCAGCTTTTTCACTTAAAACGGTCGTTAACACATCCCGACTAAAGCCCGGTTTGCTTAAAAAGAAGTTTACATAGGGACCCATCGCAACGACCTTTTCAAACCCGCTTGCATCAATGTTTGCAACGAGGTCTTGTGCAATCATTTGGGGTGCTTTGTGTAATGCTTTGGCAAGGGTGAAGGTTGGAAATGCCAAATCACCCATCTTAGCGTCCTTAGGCCGTTCAATTTTAGCTAGGACTGCTGAATGGTCCAAGCCGGCATCGGCATCCAGAGCTGAACTGATTAAAGAAGCAACTTGTTGTTTGTATTTATCCATGATTATTCCTCCATAAAATTAAAAAATCCCCTGCAAATATAATTTGCAAGAGACGGATGGTTTTATGATCCGCGGTACCACTCTAATTGATATGATTATCCGCTTGTTATTTATAATTTTAAGTCTAAAAAGCACGCTTTCAAGGCCATCGTAATCCGGCTTCCACCCTCCCGAAATCGCTTGATACTTAAAACCCCTACTACTCAATTATCATCGACTACATATCGAAAATTCGATAAAGCGGGTAACGGGAATCGGACCCGCGACTTAAGCTTGGGAAGCTCATATTTTACCACTAAACTATACCCGCATGCATTACTTAAAATAGTATATCATAATCACCAAAAAAAGTCATCACCCAAATGGATGATGACCAATCTTTTTTAACTATATTTCTTAACGTTACTCTTAATGAAGTCAGCTGACTTTTGTAATTTAGCTTGTTCTTCTTGGGTTAAATCTAATGCGACCCGCTTTACGACTCCCTTACGACCAATCACGGCTGGGTATGATAGGTAAACATCCAAGTCAGCCTGGTAGTTCGAAACTGGCATTACGGTCATTGAATTACTTAATACCGCGTTGGCTAATCGAACTGCAGCGGTGGCTACTCCGTAATTAGTGTATTGTTTCCCACTAAAGACCTGGAAACCACCCTTTCTAGCCCCATCATCCATTGCAGCTAAATCTAATCCCTTTTCAGCTGCTAATTCAGTAATTGGTTGATCAAAAACGGTCACAGTCGACCAAGCCGTAAATTGTGAATTGCCGTGTTCACCTAGGTTGTATCCATGAACTGATTTAGGATCAACATTTAACTCTTCACTTACTTCACGTAGCATTCTAGCGGAGTCAAGTAGGGTCCCGGTCCCAATTACCTGGTTCTTTGGTAGGCCCGTGTATTGTTGGTAAAACGAAGTAATGACGTCACAAGGATTACTAATATCAACTAATACTCCGTTGAACCCGGATGTTTTTAATTGTTCAGCAACATCCTTAACCTGCGCACTAGTAAATGGTAATTCAGCGAACCGGTCGGAAGACTTACTACTTTGTAAACTAACCTTTCCCATTGCTGAAATCACGACGTCCGCATCCTTTAATGCGGAATAATCATTGACCGTAATGTTAGTATGGAATGGCAGGTTGGGCATTGCATCTCGCAAATCGACAGCGTCGGCCACGACCTTGGCCTCGTTAGTATCGATCATTACTAATTCATCTGCAAATCCTGCTGAAACTATGTAATGGGCCACCGTTGAACCAACGTGCCCACTTCCAATTACACCAATTTTTCTACTCATAATTATCCACCTCGAATTAAAATTTTATTAGAGTAACAAAACTAATATAACACTTATCTCATAATTTTGCACTAGTAACACCCTATTAATATTAATAACTATGCTAAAATGGAAATATCAATTCAATTAGAAGGGAGTGTCTTCCCCATGTGGGTCACTTTAAACTATGTTCTATGGGGCTTTTTGATCATCTCATTAATCACGGGATTTACTCGTGACTACGCTAAGCGAATCATTCAATCTTTAATTTGGTCGCGCATTTTTTACTTTTTAATCGTTAGTAGTCAATTTGTCATCAGTATCCGCATTTTTCACCATAGTGCCGTAGCGGTAATCATTAGTGATGTCCTCTGTATTGCATCAATCGCACTCATCGAGCGCGGTTATCAAAAATTAGAAGCGCAAACATTTACCCGCTTAGATTCGCTGGGATTAACCCTAATCATTCTGGTCGCCATTATTGCACAAACGATTGCGCTAAAGTAATCTCATATCTTAATGGTGCTGTGATATACAGCAAAGCAATCAACAGACAACGAAAAAAGATTGATAAGCTGATTATCAAAATCTAATTAAAATTGTTGAAGCCCATAATCAGTTGGGACTCAACAATTTTTTTGATAAAATGTTATAATTTTTTCAAGAGGGGTGAACAATATGAAAATAAGCAATTGCGTAGTAATTACTGCCGGACTATTGTTTAGTTGCTTTGCATCTCCAAGCGTCGCAAATGCTGCCACCGGCTATGGGTACGCTAGTACGGCTACCCACAAAGTGAAAACCACTAAACCCATGAAGGTCTATAAAGTCCTGGTCGGCAAGGATGAAGCTCATAATCAGTTCTTCAAAGCCGGCAAGATCAAACGGGGCACCCATTTATCAGTTAGCGACTGGGTCATGAGTACCGGTGGTGGATACGTGGTTACCGGTCAATACCACTTAAAGCCAACTAGTAAGACGTTCTATTTTGTATTCGATCAAAATCAAAAGAAATGGTTTAAATAATAGCGATTCAAACAAACTACTTCAAATGGGATGATGTTATGAAAAATTATAGGTGGCTCTTTTTAGTTCTTTTTACGATGTGTGTCGGTTATCAAATTACTAATACGGTAGCACGGGCCAATTCTGGCATCCTAGATACATATCTTAATGGCGGCTACACTGCTTTTTCGAATGCAGTTAAGGATGCTAATAATCCAAACTACTTTGACCCTCACAATGCAGGTGATTACTATACCAAGATTCCAAAGGGATATCACTTCTTGATGGTTCGGAAAAACACTATCATCGGTGCAGCTGAAAAAATGAATGGCTTACCCACTTATCCGGTTCCATATGGTGATACGTTCATCGTTAATCAGATTATTAATGATAACGGGAAATACAGGTTTAAAGTTCATAATGAAAATCCATTCGCTACTCGGAAGACCCAATATATCTCTGCTAATCGGAAACTGGTGCAATTTATTTCAGATTCACTTAGGGTGAACCTTAGTGGAACTGCTGATCCACGAGAAACCAAAAATCCGGGTAAGTACTACCCCACCATTGCAGTTCCAACTGTCATCATGCAAGCCCTTATCCAACGTGACTATGGTAATCCTCCATACAAGCCAGCAACGTTCAAACGCGCTAGGAAACGGGCCCCTGGCGAGGAAAAACTACTAGTTAAATACTTTAAGAATCATGAAGTCAAGCCGATCAGTTACTATGTCAAACGGCATCAATTTTTTGATCGATACTTTGGTCTAAGGGGGAGTTCATCAGTAGTGAACTATCGTAAATATTTCCCCAAAAAGTTTTTAGACGTTCGAAACTATCTAAAATAACGTCGGTAGTTCCATAATTGGTTCAACGAAATCTGATCGTAAACAAATAAAGCCACAATTGCCCTGAGAAATCAACTCCAGGAGTAATTGTGGTTTTATAGTAATCTAAATTTATTCCATTTTACAATTCATTCAGGGCTGCTTGATGCCCCTAGCAGCCCTTTAAATTTGCCATTAACCATTTAATTATATTAATAGTAATATTCAAAAGGTGCATTATGGTATTAAACGGTTTTTAAATTGTTTTTTAAACTAACAGTACGGCATAATTAATAAAGTGATTAAACATCGTTTATGCAATCAAATAAGCAGTGCGCATCGCATTAATGACCATCAACATCATAAAATTTAAAAATGGTTCTTGGTAGCAGAAATATTCATTTCCTACGTCAAGAACCATTTATGGTAAGGAGCTATATCGCAGCCTTTTTTTCATTTATTTAGATTGACGATTGCGCTCTGCTAGTTCGATCGTTCGATCTACTAATACCGATTGTGCATCCATCACCGGATAGGAATGGTTGCCAGCCTGTTCTTGAGCAACCGATAGTTCGGTACATCCTAAAATTACAATATCACTCTTTAAGGTATTGACCATTTGGGCCAAGATATGATGATAGCGATTAGCATTCACCGTTCCATTTTCCTTAATATCGTGATAGATCAAATTCATGGTTTCATCCCGGATTTCCGCAGTTGGTTTAACGACTTCAAAGCCGGCTGCTTGAATTTCATGGTCATAGACACCATCATGGAGCGTCCCATTCGTGGCAATTAGCCCCACCCGCTTGGCAGTTGGATAACTAATTTTAATCTGCTCAACGGCCTCCCGTGGCATGTGCAAAATCGGCACGTCAGTTGCGGCTTGTAGCTGATCATAAAAGTAATGGGCAGTATTACAAGGCAACGTAAAGAAGTCCGGTTTCAGCAACGATTGTTGCTTGATATCCTCAAGTAGATCCGGGAGCGGATTGGGCTTAGTATGATCCAAAATATAAGCGGTCCGATCAGGAACGGTTGCATGGTTGACCAAAATATAATTGAGGTAGTCTTGATCATGATGCGCCGGTGTCCGTTGGTTCAAAAGATGCAGATAGCTTTCGGTCGCTTGCGTCCCCATTCCCCCGATGATCGAGAAAAAGTGCTTCATTGAAACCTACCCCTTATTAATTGCAAAGTATTTTGCGAAATTCTTGCTGTAGTTATGGAACATCCACTTCATCAAGGCCCAGCGTTTTAAATTGCGGTCCTTTGAATACCAAAAAGTGGTTCCGTACTGGTTTTGATCAATTAATTTTAATGCTGCTTGCTTTTCAGCATTGTCCTTAGCGTATTGCTTAAATACGGCAACGCTTACCCCTAGCCATAGGTAGTACTTCGCCGGGTCTTGATTAGCATAAACGGGCGCTTGATCTGATAGTGAATCAAAGGCATAGTCTTGAACGACCCAGTCAGCCAGATTATACCCATTTAACGTCACAAAGAAGCTACTCCGCCCCTGGCGCAGGTTAATTTCAAATAGCTTAAAGGAACCGTCACGCACATCGTATTTCATATCGAAATTTGCATACCCGGTAAATTCAATTGCTTCCAAAAACGTTTGAATCTGATTATAAATGGTTTGATTGTATTCTGGAATAATGGCTACATAATTTCCAATCGCAGAGGGTGCGCAGTCTTCTAGTAATGGATGCCCTAAACACATCATTTTAACATGGTGGTGTTTATCAACGTAGGCGTTTAAGACCCGCATATTACTATCATCCCCCGGAATAAAGTCCTGCAAAATCAAATCCGAAGTATACCCATTATCATAAATTTTACCGACAATGTCATTGAATTCCGCTGCTGATTTAATCACAAATGCCTTTTTCCGGCCCTCAAAGTGAACATCGAGCCACTCCACACTGTTTGTAGGCTTCAATGCAACTGGATAGCCAAACGGTTGCTCAATTGGGGTGGTTGACTCATACATTGCCTTACTAATGATCTTAGTCTTAGGATATGGCAAATTGTACTTATCACAAGTTCGATAAAAATTTTCCTTACTGTTCAACTGGCGAATTAAATCATAGTCAACGTATGGACATACAAAGACATCTGACAATTCATCCTTATGCTTGGAAATTAGTTCTGCATACCCATCCCCACAACCAATCAAAATAACTGGTTCAGAGTGATTAGCGTATTGTTGTTTTAACTTCCGCATTGCTTGGATCCACTGTGGATCTTCACTAAAGCCAGGAATTAGTTCTAAATCAACAATCTTCGTGAACCGGGTCGGTGCTAATTGAATTTCGGCATAGGCCTTGACCGGTTTACCGTACTTTTCGTAAAGTGAGCGGGCCATTCCATAGCAGTTAAAGTCACTCCCCAATAGAATCGGGGTAAAGTCAGTTTCACTCATTATTCTAGAATCCCTTCAAGATATTTTTGACCACCACTGAGTCGGTCTCATAAGGTGTATCAACACCATTGATTTTTTGGTAGGGGTCACGCCCCTTCCCT includes:
- the argS gene encoding arginine--tRNA ligase, which produces MDKYKQQVASLISSALDADAGLDHSAVLAKIERPKDAKMGDLAFPTFTLAKALHKAPQMIAQDLVANIDASGFEKVVAMGPYVNFFLSKPGFSRDVLTTVLSEKADYGQNQDGKNGNVPIDMSSPNIAKPISMGHLRSTVIGNAVANILAKNGYHPIKDNHLGDWGTQFGKLITAYLKWGNEADVKKDPINNLVKYYVKFHKEDVNHPELDDEAREWFSKLEHGDAEATKLWKWFRSVSLEAFNQIYDKLGVQFDTYNGEAFYNDKMPEVIQMLKDKHLLKESEGAQIVDLSKYDLNPALILKSDGASLYITRDITTAIYRDREYHPAMNLYVVGSEQTYYFKQLKAVLEEMGVPSAKDLHHIPFGLITVNGKKLSTRSGRIILLDEVLNDSIALAKKQIEEKNPDLPNKDQVAQEVGVGAIIFGDLKNDKMDSIDFVLEEQLRFEGETGPYVQYSRVRAESILRRVPDFDADTSSRDLDDPQAWEIIKLLNDFPAIVKDACAEFEPSVIAKYALRLAKAFNKYYAHTRILDDQNHLAARLSLVKSVSIVLKESLRLLGVKSPDEM
- a CDS encoding L-lactate dehydrogenase, translating into MSRKIGVIGSGHVGSTVAHYIVSAGFADELVMIDTNEAKVVADAVDLRDAMPNLPFHTNITVNDYSALKDADVVISAMGKVSLQSSKSSDRFAELPFTSAQVKDVAEQLKTSGFNGVLVDISNPCDVITSFYQQYTGLPKNQVIGTGTLLDSARMLREVSEELNVDPKSVHGYNLGEHGNSQFTAWSTVTVFDQPITELAAEKGLDLAAMDDGARKGGFQVFSGKQYTNYGVATAAVRLANAVLSNSMTVMPVSNYQADLDVYLSYPAVIGRKGVVKRVALDLTQEEQAKLQKSADFIKSNVKKYS
- a CDS encoding DUF1516 family protein translates to MWVTLNYVLWGFLIISLITGFTRDYAKRIIQSLIWSRIFYFLIVSSQFVISIRIFHHSAVAVIISDVLCIASIALIERGYQKLEAQTFTRLDSLGLTLIILVAIIAQTIALK
- a CDS encoding amino acid racemase, which translates into the protein MKHFFSIIGGMGTQATESYLHLLNQRTPAHHDQDYLNYILVNHATVPDRTAYILDHTKPNPLPDLLEDIKQQSLLKPDFFTLPCNTAHYFYDQLQAATDVPILHMPREAVEQIKISYPTAKRVGLIATNGTLHDGVYDHEIQAAGFEVVKPTAEIRDETMNLIYHDIKENGTVNANRYHHILAQMVNTLKSDIVILGCTELSVAQEQAGNHSYPVMDAQSVLVDRTIELAERNRQSK
- a CDS encoding carboxylate--amine ligase → MSETDFTPILLGSDFNCYGMARSLYEKYGKPVKAYAEIQLAPTRFTKIVDLELIPGFSEDPQWIQAMRKLKQQYANHSEPVILIGCGDGYAELISKHKDELSDVFVCPYVDYDLIRQLNSKENFYRTCDKYNLPYPKTKIISKAMYESTTPIEQPFGYPVALKPTNSVEWLDVHFEGRKKAFVIKSAAEFNDIVGKIYDNGYTSDLILQDFIPGDDSNMRVLNAYVDKHHHVKMMCLGHPLLEDCAPSAIGNYVAIIPEYNQTIYNQIQTFLEAIEFTGYANFDMKYDVRDGSFKLFEINLRQGRSSFFVTLNGYNLADWVVQDYAFDSLSDQAPVYANQDPAKYYLWLGVSVAVFKQYAKDNAEKQAALKLIDQNQYGTTFWYSKDRNLKRWALMKWMFHNYSKNFAKYFAINKG